The DNA region GGTTCATTTCAACTCGCAACGGGTTTTCACCCCGCTCGAGGTGCTCGGCTGGATCGATTCGGACGTGAAGCTGGAGTTGATGCGCTTCGATTTTGTCGACGATGATGGCGTCCTGCATACGAAGGTGAATATCCACGAAGCCGATATCGACGTGAGATATGGATGCGGGATTTACACCTTCTGTAAATTGTAGGTTCTGCCAGCTCGATGTTGGCTTGAGGAGCGGCGCAACTCAAGCAGGCGAAACAAAGAGGTTGCAGCCGATCTCGTTGACTATCTTGTAGCCCGCACGGTCGAAGATCTGCGCGGCAGTCTCCCGGGTCTCGCTTGAAATGATCTCAACGCAGATCAATGAAGGACGAAAGCGGGAGTAGTCGATCGAATTGATCACGTCCGCATCCAAGCCTTCAATATCGATCGAAAGGAAATCGACTTGGCCTTGCTCTGTTGTTTGGCGGATAACCTGATCAATAGTCAGAACCGGAATGTGGTATTTCTTGAGAAGCGTAGCTTTCCCTTGGGCTATGTACTCATTCGCGACCGATGCATCGAGCGTCGAAAGCACCGACGGAAGCATCTCGAAGAACTCGAGCTCACCTGCGGTCGTACCCACGCCGACGGGCAGCAGCTTATCTCTCGGACGC from Bradyrhizobium genosp. L includes:
- a CDS encoding FkbM family methyltransferase, with translation MKLEIAKRIRTSPIYSSAMWAHDLQVWVRATRKGSFSQHGEDRFIRDFFTSRKTGVYLDIGASHPFKISNTYLLYRSGWKGVTVEPIPRLGALHRRWRPRDKLLPVGVGTTAGELEFFEMLPSVLSTLDASVANEYIAQGKATLLKKYHIPVLTIDQVIRQTTEQGQVDFLSIDIEGLDADVINSIDYSRFRPSLICVEIISSETRETAAQIFDRAGYKIVNEIGCNLFVSPA